A window from Peromyscus eremicus chromosome 1, PerEre_H2_v1, whole genome shotgun sequence encodes these proteins:
- the LOC131898085 gene encoding uncharacterized protein LOC131898085 yields MLRRGAGALGSLLPATAARCLRRPLPAARTDENWGLVEGGRLFKVRQREASAWEPGGLDPGPEWNGVGAAAPAVPPAARSAADLSVPSPVAPGQLPRSLGARCGFSPPLSPPPLPSSPPLPRSSPPPLPPPLSPPPPPQPPPPTALTPLPPGHPGPCRVFGPRSLCCGPLDPKPAGRELLGLKHRRMRRFLHAPSSAAAVLCRPASGSLRRFRESGEG; encoded by the exons ATGCTGCGCCGAGGAGCGGGCGCCCTGGGCTCCCTGCTCCCCGCGACCGCAGCGCGCTGCCTCCGCCGCCCGCTGCCCGCGGCGAGGACCGACGAGAATTGGGGACTC GTGGAAGGGGGGAGACTCTTTAAAGTGCGTCAGAGGGAGGCGAGCGCCTGGGAACCCGGAGGCCTGGATCCCGGCCCAGAGTGGAACGGAGTCGGCGCCGCTGCCCCGGCTGTGCCTCCAGCCGCCCGCTCGGCCGCGGACCTCTCGGTGCCTTCGCCCGTCGCTCCGGGCCAGCTCCCTCGCTCCCTCGGCGCCCGCTGcggcttctctcctcctctttcgcCTCCTCcgctcccctcttctcctcctcttcctcgttcttctcctcctcctcttcctcctcctctttccccacctcctccccctcaGCCACCGCCTCCTACTGCACTAACACCACTCCCTCCGGGGCACCCAGGTCCCTGCAGAGTCTTCGGCCCGCGCAGCCTTTGCTGCGGACCCCTAGATCCTAAGCCTGCGGGGCGGGAGCTGCTAGGACTGAAGCACCGACGGATGCGCAGATTTCTTCACGCCCCGAGCTCCGCTGCGGCTGTCCTCTGCCGCCCGGCGTCCGGGTCACTGAGACGGTTTCGGGAGTCCGGCGAGG